In Methylocystis echinoides, one genomic interval encodes:
- a CDS encoding chemotaxis protein CheA — translation MDHLEAIKQTFFQECEEQLSELESGLLSIEDGNHHPEIINAVFRAVHSIKGGAAAFGYDELVEFVHVFETTLDLLRSEVLTPTPQITKVLLHSSDVLSDLIRAVRNETTWDVEQVASAKSGLEGVCAEPKKRQASHSAATPDAEDEIDFQPVAISLDAIFGEEGEDEETSDGRFTIYFRPKPTLYARANEALRILREIKATGEASVSCDCSELPLLTELDAEGAYFSWTVELKTEAPASDIEQIFDFVSADCDYSVHPAEKRRVAEAAPEDPPDPPCVEASCAEEQPSQTPPPPPQPEPKIIAEAATAPASKPQGFEQQPPPMQETIRVDLDKIDRLVNLVGELVINQAVLSQRVSEAGLPRGSSVMIGLEELEQLTRDIQDSVMAIRAQPVKPIFQRMSRIVREVAAITKKSVRLVVDGEGTEVDKTVVERLTDPLTHMVRNAVDHGIESPEDRIVAGKPEEGTLRLSATHRSGRIIIEVTDDGAGINRARVREIAIRKGLIPENAVLSDEETDGLIFLPGFSTNATASSISGRGVGMDVVKRAIQALGGRIAISSRQGRGSTFSMSLPLTLAVLDGMVVNVAGQILVLPLTAVIETLQPRTQNIHALSSGLRVIGNRSSFIPLIDVGMILSYRFQEVDPTTQVALLVESESGEKCALLVDAIQGQRQVVIKSLESNYGKVPGIAAATILGDGRVALIVDVDAVLGLSRGDYYQVSDAPLEAV, via the coding sequence TTGGACCATTTGGAAGCCATCAAGCAGACGTTCTTCCAGGAATGCGAAGAACAGCTCTCCGAATTGGAGAGCGGTCTTCTCTCGATCGAGGACGGCAATCACCACCCCGAAATCATCAATGCGGTGTTTCGCGCTGTTCATTCGATCAAGGGCGGCGCCGCCGCTTTCGGATATGACGAACTCGTGGAGTTCGTCCACGTCTTCGAGACGACGCTCGATCTGCTCCGCTCCGAAGTGTTGACGCCGACTCCGCAGATCACCAAGGTCTTGCTGCATTCGTCCGACGTTTTGTCCGACTTGATCCGCGCCGTCCGGAATGAAACCACCTGGGACGTCGAACAAGTCGCGTCAGCCAAATCCGGACTGGAGGGGGTTTGCGCCGAGCCGAAAAAGCGTCAAGCGTCTCACAGCGCCGCGACCCCAGACGCCGAAGATGAAATCGACTTCCAACCCGTCGCGATATCGCTCGATGCGATTTTCGGCGAGGAGGGGGAGGACGAGGAGACGTCCGACGGCCGGTTCACGATCTATTTCCGCCCAAAGCCGACGCTTTACGCGCGAGCGAATGAGGCGCTACGCATCCTGCGCGAGATTAAGGCGACTGGCGAGGCCAGTGTTTCCTGCGACTGTTCTGAACTGCCGCTGTTGACCGAACTCGATGCGGAAGGCGCGTATTTTTCCTGGACTGTCGAGCTGAAAACGGAGGCGCCCGCTTCCGACATCGAGCAAATCTTCGATTTCGTTTCCGCCGACTGCGACTATTCCGTACATCCAGCGGAGAAGCGGCGCGTGGCGGAAGCGGCCCCTGAGGATCCACCCGACCCGCCTTGCGTCGAAGCCTCCTGCGCCGAGGAACAACCGTCGCAAACGCCTCCGCCGCCGCCGCAGCCTGAGCCAAAGATCATCGCGGAAGCGGCTACAGCGCCGGCGAGCAAGCCGCAGGGCTTCGAGCAGCAGCCGCCGCCGATGCAGGAAACCATTCGCGTCGATCTCGACAAGATCGACCGCCTCGTCAATCTCGTTGGCGAGCTTGTGATCAATCAGGCCGTGCTGTCTCAGCGGGTGTCCGAAGCGGGCCTGCCCCGGGGCTCCTCCGTGATGATTGGTCTGGAGGAGCTCGAGCAGTTGACCCGCGATATCCAGGACAGCGTCATGGCGATAAGGGCGCAGCCCGTAAAGCCCATCTTTCAACGCATGTCCCGCATCGTGCGCGAGGTGGCGGCGATCACCAAGAAGTCCGTTCGACTCGTCGTCGACGGGGAAGGCACTGAAGTCGACAAGACTGTCGTCGAGCGTTTGACCGATCCGTTGACCCATATGGTGCGCAACGCGGTCGACCATGGAATTGAAAGCCCGGAAGACCGCATTGTGGCGGGAAAGCCGGAGGAAGGCACCTTACGGCTCTCGGCGACCCATCGATCCGGACGCATCATCATCGAAGTCACCGATGATGGCGCGGGGATCAACCGCGCGCGCGTACGTGAGATCGCGATCCGAAAAGGTCTGATACCAGAAAACGCGGTTCTCTCCGATGAGGAGACTGATGGGCTGATCTTTCTGCCAGGCTTCTCCACAAACGCCACGGCGTCGAGCATTTCGGGCCGCGGAGTCGGCATGGACGTCGTGAAGCGGGCGATCCAGGCGCTGGGCGGCCGCATCGCCATCTCGTCGCGCCAGGGCCGCGGCTCGACGTTCTCGATGAGTCTACCGTTAACCCTGGCGGTTCTCGACGGCATGGTGGTCAATGTCGCGGGACAGATCCTTGTGCTGCCGTTGACTGCTGTCATCGAAACTCTTCAGCCGAGAACTCAAAACATTCATGCTCTCAGCTCTGGTCTCAGAGTGATCGGCAATCGTAGCAGCTTCATCCCGCTGATCGACGTCGGCATGATCCTGTCCTACCGCTTTCAGGAGGTCGACCCGACGACACAGGTCGCCCTTCTCGTGGAGTCGGAAAGCGGCGAGAAATGCGCGCTGCTGGTCGACGCGATACAGGGCCAGCGCCAAGTCGTCATCAAGAGCCTGGAATCCAACTACGGAAAAGTTCCAGGCATCGCGGCGGCGACGATCCTCGGCGACGGGCGCGTCGCACTGATCGTCGACGTGGACGCGGTGCTCGGCCTTTCGCGCGGGGATTATTATCAGGTGAGCGACGCTCCGCTCGAGGCGGTTTAG
- a CDS encoding STAS domain-containing protein, with the protein MDAEHAQASLYEVTLPEALDLRAALPLANSLLSARGGAIRLDGSQVKTVGAQCMQVILSARHTWERDGLPLTIINPTEDLLNAFVDAGLSIEGLVEGEQGK; encoded by the coding sequence ATGGACGCAGAACACGCACAAGCCTCGCTCTATGAAGTCACTTTGCCCGAAGCCCTCGACCTGAGGGCCGCGCTTCCCCTCGCCAACTCACTGCTCTCGGCGAGAGGCGGGGCGATCAGGCTGGACGGCTCGCAGGTCAAAACCGTCGGCGCGCAATGCATGCAGGTCATTTTATCCGCGCGCCACACGTGGGAACGCGACGGGCTTCCGCTTACCATCATCAATCCCACCGAGGATCTTCTCAACGCATTCGTCGACGCGGGGTTGAGCATCGAAGGCTTGGTAGAGGGTGAACAAGGCAAATGA
- a CDS encoding response regulator: MSVADQLRVLIVDDTSTSRLLLRDALDQIGVNKVFFATDGEKALKFMMDTPAHLVISDVNMPVMDGMGLLKAIRGYKPTQRVPFIVLTGQADKAIVETAAKLGVNNYLVKPVTVPKLKTAIEAIFGKL, from the coding sequence ATGAGTGTAGCAGACCAACTCCGCGTGCTGATCGTCGATGACACCAGCACGAGCCGACTCCTGCTGCGAGATGCGCTGGACCAGATCGGGGTGAACAAGGTCTTCTTCGCGACCGACGGCGAGAAAGCCTTGAAGTTCATGATGGATACGCCGGCCCATCTCGTCATCTCCGATGTCAACATGCCGGTGATGGATGGCATGGGCCTGCTCAAGGCGATCCGAGGCTACAAACCGACGCAGCGGGTTCCGTTCATCGTGCTGACGGGGCAGGCGGACAAGGCGATCGTAGAGACCGCCGCAAAGCTCGGCGTCAACAATTATCTCGTGAAACCAGTAACCGTCCCGAAGCTCAAGACCGCGATCGAAGCCATTTTCGGAAAGCTTTAA
- a CDS encoding methyl-accepting chemotaxis protein, whose product MRLLRRLLAPVIGLSITPWLLLGMGYSASTLLAYPWFAALVGLTTAFSIYVLASVVQDERAGQDGAIAEALLACEGAVYATPIELGSIASDAPIVEAIERMRKTLNGRAEQAIKELRSEKEAAQKRKAEEEEISRGYIEAHEFFMRTFINALVELSHGNLGIRLETSFSRDYEKLRECYNESVDRLNQTFGKTLASMHRLGSSTDQIASAANTLSERTSQQAASLEETTAALRHITTTVGKISENAQSASALVSDIRGNAEASSEVVREAIRAMERIERSSAEIEKIIGVIDEIAFQTNLLALNAGVEAARAGEAGRGFAVVASEVRALAQRSAEAAKGIKSLIAGSTIQVRDGVQLVSQTGDVLAQIVAQVVGANDIAADIAGGAKEQSAALLEVNVALGEMDKFTQENAAMVEETAAATRSLEEEIGGVIKAVSIFTLARMKGVQPSQKRRPERLIQRVSSQQRGGAALKLETVPDTQSWEEF is encoded by the coding sequence ATGCGGCTTTTGCGCAGACTGCTTGCGCCGGTCATCGGCCTGTCGATTACGCCCTGGCTGCTGCTTGGCATGGGTTATTCCGCCAGCACGCTCCTCGCCTATCCGTGGTTCGCGGCGCTTGTCGGTCTGACGACGGCGTTTTCCATCTATGTCCTCGCCTCTGTGGTGCAGGATGAGCGCGCGGGTCAAGACGGCGCCATCGCCGAAGCGCTTCTCGCCTGCGAAGGCGCGGTATATGCGACTCCGATCGAGCTCGGGTCGATCGCCAGCGACGCTCCGATCGTGGAAGCCATCGAAAGGATGCGGAAGACGCTCAATGGGCGCGCCGAGCAGGCGATAAAGGAGCTTCGCAGCGAGAAAGAAGCGGCCCAGAAGCGGAAAGCCGAGGAAGAGGAAATATCCCGCGGCTATATCGAGGCTCATGAATTTTTCATGAGAACCTTCATCAACGCGCTCGTCGAACTCTCGCATGGAAATCTTGGAATTCGCCTGGAAACGAGCTTCTCCCGTGACTACGAAAAGCTGCGCGAATGCTACAATGAGAGCGTCGACAGGCTGAACCAGACCTTCGGCAAGACGCTTGCAAGCATGCACAGGCTCGGTTCGTCGACCGATCAGATCGCCTCCGCCGCCAATACGCTCTCCGAGCGCACGTCGCAGCAGGCCGCGAGCCTGGAGGAAACGACGGCCGCGCTGCGCCATATCACGACGACCGTCGGCAAGATCTCGGAGAATGCCCAAAGCGCCAGCGCGCTCGTCTCGGATATTCGCGGCAATGCGGAGGCGAGCAGCGAGGTCGTGCGCGAGGCGATCCGCGCGATGGAACGGATTGAAAGATCCTCAGCCGAAATAGAAAAAATTATCGGCGTGATCGACGAGATCGCTTTCCAAACCAATCTGCTCGCATTGAACGCCGGCGTCGAAGCCGCGCGCGCAGGGGAAGCCGGGCGCGGCTTTGCGGTCGTGGCTTCCGAAGTGCGCGCGCTGGCGCAAAGATCCGCAGAGGCCGCAAAAGGGATCAAGAGTCTCATCGCGGGGTCCACCATTCAGGTGCGCGACGGCGTTCAGCTCGTTTCACAGACAGGCGATGTCCTCGCGCAGATTGTCGCGCAGGTCGTCGGCGCCAATGACATCGCCGCAGACATCGCCGGCGGCGCAAAAGAACAGTCGGCCGCGCTGCTCGAAGTCAACGTCGCACTCGGCGAGATGGACAAGTTCACGCAGGAAAACGCCGCCATGGTCGAGGAAACGGCTGCGGCGACCCGCAGTCTCGAAGAGGAGATTGGCGGCGTCATCAAGGCTGTCTCGATTTTCACGCTCGCCCGGATGAAAGGCGTCCAACCGTCGCAGAAGCGGAGGCCCGAGCGCCTCATTCAGCGTGTGTCGTCACAGCAGAGAGGCGGGGCCGCGCTGAAACTCGAGACCGTTCCCGATACGCAAAGCTGGGAGGAATTCTGA
- a CDS encoding response regulator, protein MSKKILTVDDSKTMRQMLEVALTAAGFEVVQAGDGLEGLETLEMTTPDVIVTDINMPRMDGFGFIEGVRTHERHRAIPILVLTTESDAEKKERARRAGATGWIVKPFDPAKLVSAIKRVSA, encoded by the coding sequence ATGAGCAAGAAAATTCTTACCGTTGATGATTCAAAGACGATGCGTCAGATGCTTGAAGTGGCGCTGACAGCGGCCGGCTTCGAGGTGGTGCAAGCCGGCGACGGCCTCGAAGGCCTCGAGACGCTAGAGATGACGACTCCGGACGTGATCGTGACCGATATCAACATGCCTCGGATGGATGGCTTCGGATTCATCGAGGGCGTTCGTACGCATGAGCGGCATCGGGCGATCCCGATCCTCGTCCTGACGACCGAAAGCGACGCGGAAAAGAAGGAGCGCGCACGGCGGGCCGGCGCGACGGGGTGGATCGTGAAGCCTTTCGATCCAGCCAAGCTGGTGAGCGCGATCAAGCGCGTGAGCGCCTAG
- a CDS encoding chemotaxis protein CheW codes for MSGAPIQAAQGVEPQEFIAFHVGEQTYCIDIIAVREIRGWTPATPLPHAPPFVRGVINLRGSVLPVVDLAARLGLPIKEPTARHAVIVVQSNGQIVGLLVEAVSNIMTISADAIQPTPEVASDLSRSFIKGIVAADKEVISVLIVKNLLPDSMPFAA; via the coding sequence ATGAGCGGCGCACCCATTCAGGCGGCGCAGGGCGTCGAACCGCAGGAATTTATCGCCTTTCATGTCGGCGAGCAGACATACTGCATCGATATCATCGCGGTGCGCGAGATCAGGGGCTGGACCCCGGCTACGCCGCTCCCCCACGCGCCGCCCTTCGTGCGCGGCGTGATCAATCTGCGCGGCTCGGTGCTTCCGGTTGTGGACCTCGCGGCGCGGCTGGGCCTGCCGATCAAGGAGCCGACCGCTCGGCACGCCGTCATCGTCGTGCAGAGCAACGGGCAGATCGTGGGTCTGCTCGTCGAGGCTGTCTCCAACATCATGACCATCAGCGCCGACGCCATCCAGCCGACGCCGGAGGTCGCATCAGATTTGTCGCGATCCTTCATCAAAGGCATCGTCGCAGCGGACAAGGAGGTCATCAGCGTGCTCATTGTCAAGAATCTGTTGCCCGATTCCATGCCCTTCGCCGCCTGA
- a CDS encoding polyprenyl synthetase family protein: MDAATRAEEFRRRLDAAAEATEAALDALLAPTPLPGEITRPARLLEAMRYSTLGGGKRLRPFLVIESARLFGVEGASALRTACALEMIHCYSLVHDDLPAMDDDDLRRGRPTAHKAFDEATAILAGDGLLTYAFDVVADPATHADANLRADLVLALARAAGLGGMVGGQALDLAAETAATPLDQAATLEMQAMKTGALLRFAVDAGAILGAAASEQAMALRRYGKALGAAFQIADDILDAEGDTAALGKRAGKDAERGKATLVSLLGLEAAKARCDALVDEATTALGDTGLGPRTEILAEAAHFVAARRN, from the coding sequence ATGGACGCCGCCACTCGCGCCGAGGAGTTCCGCCGCCGCCTTGACGCGGCCGCCGAGGCGACGGAAGCCGCGCTCGACGCGCTTCTCGCCCCGACGCCGCTGCCGGGCGAGATCACGCGGCCGGCGCGTTTGCTCGAGGCGATGCGCTATTCGACGCTCGGCGGCGGCAAGCGGCTGCGGCCCTTTCTGGTGATCGAGAGCGCGCGACTGTTCGGCGTCGAGGGCGCGAGCGCGCTGCGCACCGCCTGCGCGCTGGAGATGATCCATTGCTATTCGCTGGTGCATGACGACTTGCCGGCGATGGATGACGACGACTTGCGGCGCGGCCGTCCGACCGCCCACAAGGCCTTCGACGAAGCGACCGCCATTCTCGCCGGCGACGGGCTGCTGACCTACGCCTTCGACGTCGTCGCCGACCCCGCGACCCACGCCGACGCCAATCTGCGCGCCGACTTGGTGCTGGCGCTCGCCCGCGCCGCGGGACTCGGCGGCATGGTGGGCGGCCAGGCGCTCGATCTCGCCGCCGAGACCGCCGCAACGCCGCTCGATCAGGCCGCAACTCTGGAAATGCAGGCGATGAAGACGGGCGCGCTGTTGCGCTTCGCCGTGGACGCCGGCGCCATTCTCGGCGCCGCCGCGTCCGAGCAGGCCATGGCGCTGCGCCGCTATGGCAAGGCGCTGGGCGCCGCCTTCCAGATCGCCGACGACATTCTCGACGCCGAAGGCGACACCGCGGCGCTCGGGAAGCGCGCCGGCAAGGACGCCGAGCGCGGCAAGGCGACCCTCGTCAGCCTCCTCGGCCTCGAGGCCGCAAAAGCGCGTTGCGACGCCCTCGTCGACGAAGCGACGACGGCCCTTGGCGACACCGGGCTCGGCCCCCGAACTGAAATCCTCGCGGAAGCCGCGCACTTCGTCGCCGCAAGACGAAATTGA
- a CDS encoding chemotaxis response regulator protein-glutamate methylesterase, whose translation MKSCNVLVVDDSRTMRSLIAATLSADPEINVVGEACDAFEARDAIKQLSPDVVTLDIEMPKMNGLDFLERIMRLRPTPVIVISSLTERGTDTSIRALEIGAVDCIAKPSPGNKDSLGDLGARVKAAAGAQLRKPRLGDAAPVRNAASYLSDGRVVAIGASMGGVEALCSLLSRFPENCPPTVVTQHMPAMFTKSFADRLNRLCRPKVTEAVDGAILSPGQVYIAPGGARHLLVAGADRPRCRLQEGDLVSGHRPSVDALFQSVARTLGPKSVGVILTGMGRDGAQGLSALRQTGAETIGQDEATSLVYGMPRAAFELGGVSQQLPLSAIADRILTMTNKKRMR comes from the coding sequence GTGAAAAGTTGCAATGTTCTTGTCGTGGACGACTCGCGCACGATGCGATCTTTGATCGCGGCGACGCTTTCCGCCGATCCGGAAATAAACGTTGTCGGGGAGGCTTGCGACGCCTTCGAAGCGCGAGACGCAATCAAACAACTCAGCCCCGATGTCGTCACGCTCGATATTGAGATGCCGAAGATGAACGGTCTCGATTTTCTCGAGCGCATCATGCGGCTGCGTCCGACGCCGGTTATCGTCATCTCCAGTCTGACGGAGCGGGGCACCGACACGAGCATTCGCGCGCTGGAAATCGGCGCGGTCGATTGCATCGCGAAGCCATCGCCGGGCAACAAGGATTCACTGGGTGACCTCGGCGCGCGGGTCAAGGCGGCGGCGGGCGCGCAGCTGCGCAAGCCTCGCCTCGGCGATGCGGCGCCGGTCAGGAACGCGGCAAGCTATCTTTCTGACGGTCGTGTCGTCGCCATCGGCGCGTCCATGGGGGGCGTCGAGGCGCTGTGCTCCTTGCTGTCGCGGTTTCCGGAGAACTGCCCGCCGACCGTCGTCACCCAGCACATGCCCGCGATGTTTACGAAGAGCTTCGCCGACAGACTCAACCGCCTGTGCCGCCCGAAAGTGACGGAGGCCGTAGACGGCGCGATCCTGTCGCCGGGGCAAGTTTATATTGCTCCCGGCGGCGCAAGACATCTCCTCGTCGCGGGCGCAGATCGGCCGCGATGTCGTTTGCAGGAGGGCGACCTCGTTAGCGGACATCGCCCTTCCGTCGACGCCTTGTTCCAGTCGGTCGCGCGAACGCTCGGGCCAAAGTCCGTCGGCGTCATTCTGACCGGCATGGGCCGCGACGGCGCGCAGGGGCTCTCCGCCTTGCGTCAAACCGGCGCGGAAACGATCGGGCAGGACGAAGCGACCTCGCTCGTCTATGGAATGCCGCGGGCGGCCTTCGAGCTTGGCGGCGTTTCTCAGCAGCTTCCACTCAGCGCGATTGCGGATCGCATCCTGACAATGACGAATAAGAAGAGGATGAGGTAA
- a CDS encoding protein-glutamate O-methyltransferase — protein sequence MTAFKFTDGDFRQISRILNSEAGIYLSEAKAPFVYSRLTKRLRALGMESFHDYCALIASDSGETERYQMIAALTTNVTRFFREEHHFADLRRHVLERLAPAARTGRRIRVWSAACSSGQEPYSIAMTIFSVLPEAESLNIRVLATDIDSYMIEAAIAGEYGEDAVESVPGDMRRKWFSPAGEGLWKISERLGSIVAFRKLNLVRPWPMKGKFDAIFCRNVAIYFEEKTQQEIWRRFVPLLNPGGALYIGHSERVTGPAASVLVSDGVTTYRLPEGVGP from the coding sequence ATGACAGCGTTCAAGTTCACCGACGGGGACTTTCGCCAAATCTCGCGGATCCTCAACTCGGAAGCAGGGATCTATCTGTCGGAGGCAAAGGCGCCCTTCGTCTATTCGCGATTGACGAAGAGGCTTCGCGCGCTTGGCATGGAAAGCTTCCACGACTATTGCGCGTTGATCGCAAGCGATTCCGGTGAGACCGAGCGCTACCAGATGATCGCCGCTCTGACAACGAACGTCACAAGATTTTTCAGGGAAGAACATCACTTTGCTGATTTGAGGAGGCATGTCCTGGAGAGGCTCGCTCCAGCCGCAAGAACGGGCCGTCGCATAAGGGTCTGGTCCGCAGCCTGTTCGAGCGGTCAAGAGCCATATTCGATCGCCATGACCATTTTCTCGGTGTTGCCAGAGGCTGAAAGCCTCAATATTCGCGTGCTCGCCACCGATATCGACTCCTATATGATCGAGGCGGCGATCGCGGGAGAATATGGCGAGGACGCAGTCGAGTCGGTTCCCGGAGACATGCGGCGCAAGTGGTTTTCTCCAGCAGGAGAAGGACTGTGGAAGATCAGCGAAAGGCTCGGATCCATCGTTGCCTTCCGCAAGCTCAATCTCGTCCGCCCGTGGCCGATGAAGGGAAAATTCGACGCCATCTTCTGCAGGAACGTTGCGATCTATTTCGAAGAAAAGACCCAGCAGGAAATCTGGCGCCGCTTCGTGCCGCTGCTCAATCCCGGCGGCGCGCTTTACATCGGCCATTCGGAACGCGTGACCGGGCCGGCGGCGAGCGTTCTCGTGAGTGACGGCGTGACAACTTATCGCCTTCCCGAAGGAGTCGGCCCGTGA
- a CDS encoding isoaspartyl peptidase/L-asparaginase family protein produces MAYSLMIHGGAGAIRAPERYAASLRRIVGTGAALLEEGVTALDVVTRCVALLEDDPLYNAGRGSVLNADGEVCCDASVMDGRDLSAGAVAGVRGVRNPVLLARLVMEKTPHVLLIGAGAEAFGRAEGVAFEEQAYFVTPQREAQFANLKARRAVALDHSQPNEGKLGTVGAVARDSAGALAAATSTGGLTNQMSGRVGDSPIMGAGVFADNASCAISCTGVGEDFLRVSLARTAALLVETQGLTAQEASREAIVYLVRKINGSGGLIMVDRAGRCGAAHSTPGLLMAQAENGIVKVGSSNQI; encoded by the coding sequence ATGGCCTATTCTTTGATGATTCATGGGGGCGCCGGCGCCATTCGCGCGCCCGAGCGCTACGCCGCTTCGCTTCGACGCATCGTCGGAACTGGAGCGGCGCTATTGGAGGAGGGCGTCACCGCCCTCGACGTCGTCACGCGCTGCGTCGCCCTGCTCGAAGACGATCCCCTTTACAACGCCGGCCGCGGCTCGGTGCTGAATGCGGACGGGGAAGTCTGTTGTGATGCGTCCGTCATGGACGGCCGCGACCTTTCGGCGGGCGCCGTCGCGGGCGTGCGGGGCGTGCGCAATCCCGTGCTGCTCGCACGCCTCGTGATGGAGAAGACCCCGCATGTCTTGTTGATCGGCGCCGGCGCGGAGGCCTTTGGACGCGCCGAGGGAGTCGCGTTCGAAGAACAGGCCTATTTCGTGACGCCGCAGCGGGAGGCGCAATTCGCCAATCTCAAAGCGCGCCGGGCGGTGGCGCTCGATCATTCGCAGCCGAATGAGGGCAAGCTCGGAACGGTCGGAGCCGTGGCGCGCGACAGCGCGGGCGCTCTGGCCGCCGCCACCTCGACGGGCGGACTGACTAATCAAATGAGCGGTCGCGTCGGAGATTCGCCGATTATGGGCGCGGGTGTTTTTGCCGACAACGCGTCTTGCGCCATTTCCTGCACAGGTGTGGGCGAAGATTTTCTGCGCGTCTCGCTCGCCCGCACCGCCGCTCTGCTGGTTGAAACGCAGGGGCTTACGGCGCAGGAGGCGTCGCGCGAGGCGATCGTCTATCTGGTGCGGAAGATCAACGGGTCGGGCGGGCTGATCATGGTCGACCGAGCCGGACGCTGCGGCGCCGCCCATTCCACTCCGGGCCTGCTGATGGCGCAGGCAGAGAACGGGATTGTCAAAGTGGGCTCAAGCAACCAGATCTGA
- a CDS encoding methyl-accepting chemotaxis protein, which yields MTDLDVNDRLAFIGLNDAARQSLVAIRPILEKELSPGLDEFYRHVTAHPKMRGLFSDASRAEAAKQKQIQHWLGIASGDFGQQFVEVGAAVGRAHARMGIAPRWYIGGYALILTMLAAKVIEARWPKAVFGARATNGKQVAEEISALIKPTLLDMDVGVSVYLDVLEERRLQADKARAVLESDQRSMLLDFGDSLQRLAQGDLMAKIDKEFSGNYEKLRLDFNKALDSLDEAMSSIAAAADSFRGTSQEIAVASDNLSNRTEQQAASLEETAAALNQITDAVKQNALGAKKVATIVAGARVEASRSSEVMQDANVAMAEIKQSFEKISGTLSMIDEIAFQTNLLALNAGVEAARAGEAGRGFAVVAQEVRVLAQRSAEAAKVIKSSSSHVDRGVKSVADTGEALAGIVARVTEVDKLVGAIATSSEDQASSLNEINQAVTQMDQVTQQNAAMVEETTAAAANLKSESSQLATRVARFRAGRSARETKNPVAQSQAAIADAFGARMESAG from the coding sequence ATGACCGACCTTGATGTGAATGACAGGCTGGCATTTATCGGCCTGAATGACGCCGCTCGACAGAGTCTCGTGGCGATCCGGCCCATCCTCGAGAAGGAACTTTCGCCGGGCCTGGACGAATTCTATCGCCACGTAACCGCTCATCCCAAAATGCGGGGGCTATTTTCCGACGCCTCACGCGCCGAGGCTGCGAAGCAGAAGCAGATTCAGCATTGGCTGGGCATCGCCAGCGGCGACTTTGGTCAACAATTCGTAGAGGTCGGCGCCGCAGTGGGGCGCGCACATGCGCGAATGGGAATCGCACCACGCTGGTATATCGGCGGCTACGCGCTCATCCTCACCATGCTGGCCGCGAAGGTCATCGAAGCGCGCTGGCCGAAGGCCGTCTTCGGCGCGCGCGCGACGAACGGCAAGCAGGTCGCCGAAGAGATTAGCGCACTGATCAAGCCCACCTTGCTCGACATGGATGTGGGCGTTTCCGTCTATCTCGATGTGTTGGAAGAACGCCGGCTGCAGGCGGACAAAGCGCGCGCCGTATTGGAATCGGATCAGCGCAGCATGCTACTCGATTTCGGCGACAGCCTCCAGCGCCTTGCGCAGGGCGATCTCATGGCGAAGATCGACAAGGAGTTCTCTGGCAATTACGAGAAGCTCAGGCTCGATTTCAACAAGGCGCTCGACAGTCTCGACGAGGCGATGTCGTCGATCGCCGCCGCCGCCGACAGTTTTCGCGGCACCTCTCAGGAAATCGCCGTCGCCTCGGACAATCTCTCCAACCGCACGGAGCAGCAGGCGGCCAGTCTCGAAGAGACGGCGGCGGCCCTCAATCAGATCACCGATGCGGTGAAGCAAAACGCCCTCGGCGCCAAGAAGGTCGCAACAATCGTCGCCGGCGCGCGCGTTGAAGCGTCCCGCTCGTCGGAAGTCATGCAGGACGCCAATGTCGCCATGGCCGAAATCAAGCAGAGCTTCGAGAAGATCAGCGGCACATTGAGCATGATTGACGAGATTGCGTTCCAGACAAATCTCCTCGCCCTCAACGCCGGCGTTGAAGCCGCGCGCGCCGGCGAGGCGGGGCGGGGCTTCGCCGTTGTTGCGCAGGAAGTGCGCGTGCTGGCGCAGCGTTCCGCGGAGGCCGCGAAAGTCATCAAAAGCTCGTCGTCGCACGTTGACCGGGGCGTAAAGTCGGTCGCCGATACGGGCGAAGCGCTCGCGGGGATCGTTGCAAGAGTGACTGAAGTCGACAAACTCGTCGGCGCAATCGCGACCTCATCCGAGGATCAGGCTTCGAGCCTCAACGAAATCAACCAGGCCGTCACGCAGATGGATCAGGTGACGCAGCAAAACGCCGCGATGGTCGAGGAAACGACCGCCGCTGCGGCGAATCTGAAGTCGGAGTCGAGCCAATTGGCGACGAGGGTCGCGCGGTTTCGCGCCGGGCGATCAGCGCGCGAGACAAAAAACCCTGTCGCGCAGTCGCAGGCGGCGATCGCCGACGCCTTCGGCGCGCGCATGGAGAGCGCCGGCTAG